From Penicillium digitatum chromosome 5, complete sequence, one genomic window encodes:
- a CDS encoding Reverse transcriptase, putative translates to MGTDDDATVYAAELRAIEMALEVIKERFNDDNEWRDCLAESGAVIFTDNQATLRAIQNPRMPSGQVYLEGCLRLLEWCNDKIQVELRWVPAHEGIPGNEAADMYAKEAATTTETNIHDTNANANTNANTNDNTNDNTNDNTNDNTNVNTNVNHNRSIRLAAVASKSVKRESTIAWEKAWTKGGSKRTARRTRRMIEVPSKSNLTYWKGLRKATTSVLIQLRTGIIGLAEYLSKIKRSDSPRCQCDLGNQSVKHVLLECPLLKELRSEIVEELFMEGVSTTLGEQAMLTEVKAAPIVAKFMIASGLLGQFQSVDSVAMGKEQGEEDSKPKPTQDTANVGETGNTSQWPGARSAEVTSHQRTWRTTYAADEDDEAWRHDPNLFVFDLPE, encoded by the coding sequence atgggAACCGACGACGATgccactgtgtacgctgccgagctacgtgctatcgagatggcattggaagtcatcaaagaaaggttcaatgatgacaacgaatggcgggaTTGTCTGGCTGAGAGTGGAGcggtcatctttacagataaccaggcgacgctcagagccatccaaaacccacgaatgccatccggccaggtatatctcgaaggatgtctccggctgttagaatggtgcaatgataagatccaggtggaactacgctgggtccccgcacatgaaggcattccggggaatgaggctgccgacatgtatgcaaaagaagcagctaccaccaccgagaccaacattcatgataccaatgccaatgccaacaccaatgccaacaccaatgacaacaccaatgacaacaccaatgacaacaccaatgacaacaccaatgtcaacaccaatgtcaaccataaccgatctatccggcttgccgccgtagcgagcaagagtgtgaagcgagaatcgacgatcgcgtgggagaaggcatggacaaagggaggatcaaagaggacagcgaggaggacgaggaggatgatcgaggtgccaagcaagtcaaatttgacttattggaagggcctgcggaaagcgacaacatcagttttgatccaactccgcacaggtatcatcggacttgctgaatatctgtccaaaatcaagcgaagcgactcaccgcgctgtcaatgtgacctgggaaaccagagtgtgaagcatgtcttgctggagtgtccgcttctgaaggaactgcggtcggagatagtggaggaattgtttatggagggggtgtcgacaacgcttggagaacaagcaatgttgacagaagtgaaggcagcgccgatcgtggcgaagttcatgatcgcatcgggactcttgggacagtttcagtcagtggactcggtcgccatgggtaaggagcagggggaggaggattcaaaaccgaaaccaacccaagacactgcgaatgttggagaaacagggaacacatcacagtggccgggcgccaggtccgccgaggtcacctcacaccaacgcacatggagaacaacgtacgctgccgacgaagacgacgaggcatggcgccatgacccgaacctattcgtgttcgacctgccggagtga
- a CDS encoding Aldehyde dehydrogenase (AldH12), putative produces the protein MIEVPSKSNLTYWKGLRKATTSVLIQLRTGIIGLAEYLSKIKRSDSPRCQCDLGNQSVKHVLLECPLLEELRSEIVEELFEAGVSTTLGEQAMLTEAKAAPIVAKFIIASGLLGQFQSVDSVATGREKGLGDEDHDSIKDHHDPIKDHHGPTTQQNQNTASVGDTGSTTQWPGARSAEVTSHQRTWRTTYAADEDDEAWRHDPNLFVYDLPE, from the coding sequence atgatcgaggtgccaagcaagtcaaatttgacttattggaagggcctgcggaaagcgacaacatcagttttgatccaactccgcacaggtatcatcggacttgctgaatatctgtccaaaatcaagcgaagcgactcaccgcgctgtcaatgtgacctgggaaaccagagtgtgaagcatgtcttgctggagtgtCCGCTTCTggaggaactgcggtcggagatagtggaggaattgttcGAAGCaggggtgtcgacaacgcttggcgagcaagcaatgttgacagaagcGAAAGCGGCGCCGATCGTGGCAAAGTTCATaatcgcatcgggactcctgggacagtttcagtcagtggactcggtcgccacGGGTAGGGAGAAGGGGTTAGGGGACGAGGATCATGATTCGATCAAGGACCATCATGATCCGATCAAAGACCATCACGGTCCAACAACACAACAAAACCAAAACACTGCGAGTGTCGGAGACACAGGAAGCACAacacagtggccgggcgccaggtccgccgaggtcacctcacaccaacgcacatggagaacaacgtacgctgccgacgaagacgacgaggCATGGCGCCACGATCCGAACCTGTTCGTGTACGAtctgccggagtga